In Choloepus didactylus isolate mChoDid1 chromosome 18, mChoDid1.pri, whole genome shotgun sequence, a single genomic region encodes these proteins:
- the FAM222B gene encoding protein FAM222B isoform X3 — protein sequence MNPPVAPYAAVAPSTLAHPQAQALARQQALQHAQTLAHATPQTLQHPQGIPPAQALPHPQSLQQPQGLGHSQPMTQNRGLVHPQALAHQGLQHPPNPLLHGGRKMPDSDAPPNVTVSTSTIPLSMAATLQHSQPPDLSSIVHQINQFCQTRAGISTTSVCEGQIANPSPISRSLLINASTRVSTHSIPTPMPSCVVNPMEHTHAATAALPASGPVNLPTGISRAPTGYPSDLKPVSWNQHQLAHLQQMCSEAGGTTAPGLTGKHVAGRELAGPGFVGKAPAYPQELCLAQSFHLKPPLEKPTPSPPVNGLAAPLAYPNGHYFQPLWNNILPTPNSDSSGSQDLTMPFHGGQPTGAPLDCAAAAGAHYRAGTGGGPVASQNSLMQTVDYLSGDFQQACFREQSLAMLGKAHRGPGNHAPDPTDSRSLHIQHPGYR from the coding sequence ATGAACCCCCCAGTGGCGCCCTATGCTGCTGTGGCACCCAGCACTTTAGCTCACCCCCAGGCCCAGGCTCTGGCCCGCCAGCAGGCCCTGCAGCATGCACAGACCCTGGCCCATGCTACACCCCAGACGCTTCAGCACCCTCAGGGTATCCCGCCAGCCCAGGCACTGCCCCACCCTCAGAGCCTCCAGCAGCCTCAGGGCCTGGGCCACTCTCAGCCCATGACCCAAAACCGTGGCTTGGTCCACCCTCAGGCCCTGGCTCACCAGGGTCTCCAGCACCCCCCCAACCCATTGCTGCATGGAGGCCGGAAGATGCCAGACTCAGATGCCCCCCCGAATGTGACTGTGTCTACCTCAACTATCCCCCTTTCAATGGCGGCCACCCTGCAGCACAGCCAGCCCCCGGACCTGAGCAGCATCGTGCACCAGATCAACCAGTTTTGCCAGACGAGGGCAGGCATCAGCACTACCTCAGTGTGTGAGGGCCAGATCGCCAACCCCAGCCCCATTAGCCGCAGTCTACTCATCAATGCAAGCACCCGGGTGTCAACCCACAGCATCCCCACACCAATGCCTTCATGTGTGGTCAACCCCATGGAGCACACCCATGCGGCCACAGCCGCATTGCCTGCCTCAGGCCCTGTCAACTTGCCCACGGGCATCTCTCGTGCCCCCACTGGCTACCCTAGTGACCTCAAGCCAGTTTCCTGGAACCAGCACCAGCTGGCGCACCTACAACAGATGTGCAGCGAGGCTGGTGGGACGACAGCCCCTGGCCTGACAGGCAAGCATGTGGCAGGACGCGAGTTGGCAGGGCCTGGCTTTGTGGGCAAGGCCCCTGCCTACCCGCAGGAACTCTGCCTGGCACAGTCCTTCCATCTGAAGCCACCCCTGGAGAAGCCAACCCCATCCCCACCAGTCAACGGCCTGGCAGCCCCACTGGCCTATCCCAATGGTCACTATTTCCAACCCCTGTGGAACAACATTCTGCCCACTCCCAATAGCGACAGCTCGGGGTCTCAGGACCTCACCATGCCATTCCATGGTGGGCAGCCCACGGGTGCACCCCTCGACTGTGCGGCAGCTGCTGGGGCTCACTACCGAGCAGGGACCGGGGGCGGTCCAGTGGCAAGCCAGAACAGCTTGATGCAAACAGTGGATTACCTAAGTGGGGATTTCCAGCAGGCCTGCTTCAGAGAACAGAGCCTGGCCATGCTGGGCAAGGCCCACCGAGGCCCTGGCAATCATGCCCCTGACCCCACAGATAGTCGAAGTCTTCATATTCAGCACCCAGGGTATAGATAG
- the FAM222B gene encoding protein FAM222B isoform X2 produces the protein MRTAHYPTPAELDAYAKKVANNPLTIKIFPNSVKVPQRKHVRRTVNGLDTSAQRYSPYPTQAATKAGLLAIVKVPAKSILKDFDGTRARLLPEAIMNPPVAPYAAVAPSTLAHPQAQALARQQALQHAQTLAHATPQTLQHPQGIPPAQALPHPQSLQQPQGLGHSQPMTQNRGLVHPQALAHQGLQHPPNPLLHGGRKMPDSDAPPNVTVSTSTIPLSMAATLQHSQPPDLSSIVHQINQFCQTRAGISTTSVCEGQIANPSPISRSLLINASTRVSTHSIPTPMPSCVVNPMEHTHAATAALPASGPVNLPTGISRAPTGYPSDLKPVSWNQHQLAHLQQMCSEAGGTTAPGLTGKHVAGRELAGPGFVGKAPAYPQELCLAQSFHLKPPLEKPTPSPPVNGLAAPLAYPNGHYFQPLWNNILPTPNSDSSGSQDLTMPFHGGQPTGAPLDCAAAAGAHYRAGTGGGPVASQNSLMQTVDYLSGDFQQACFREQSLAMLGKAHRGPGNHAPDPTDSRSLHIQHPGYR, from the coding sequence ATGAGAACTGCTCACTATCCTACCCCAGCCGAATTGGATGCGTATGCTAAGAAGGTCGCAAACAACCCACTGACTATAAAAATCTTCCCCAACAGTGTGAAGGTTCCCCAGCGGAAACACGTTCGTCGTACTGTGAACGGCCTCGACACATCAGCCCAGCGCTACAGCCCTTACCCGACTCAGGCTGCCACCAAGGCAGGCCTTCTTGCTATTGTCAAAGTGCCAGCCAAAAGCATACTCAAGGACTTTGACGGCACCCGAGCCCGGTTGCTCCCTGAGGCCATCATGAACCCCCCAGTGGCGCCCTATGCTGCTGTGGCACCCAGCACTTTAGCTCACCCCCAGGCCCAGGCTCTGGCCCGCCAGCAGGCCCTGCAGCATGCACAGACCCTGGCCCATGCTACACCCCAGACGCTTCAGCACCCTCAGGGTATCCCGCCAGCCCAGGCACTGCCCCACCCTCAGAGCCTCCAGCAGCCTCAGGGCCTGGGCCACTCTCAGCCCATGACCCAAAACCGTGGCTTGGTCCACCCTCAGGCCCTGGCTCACCAGGGTCTCCAGCACCCCCCCAACCCATTGCTGCATGGAGGCCGGAAGATGCCAGACTCAGATGCCCCCCCGAATGTGACTGTGTCTACCTCAACTATCCCCCTTTCAATGGCGGCCACCCTGCAGCACAGCCAGCCCCCGGACCTGAGCAGCATCGTGCACCAGATCAACCAGTTTTGCCAGACGAGGGCAGGCATCAGCACTACCTCAGTGTGTGAGGGCCAGATCGCCAACCCCAGCCCCATTAGCCGCAGTCTACTCATCAATGCAAGCACCCGGGTGTCAACCCACAGCATCCCCACACCAATGCCTTCATGTGTGGTCAACCCCATGGAGCACACCCATGCGGCCACAGCCGCATTGCCTGCCTCAGGCCCTGTCAACTTGCCCACGGGCATCTCTCGTGCCCCCACTGGCTACCCTAGTGACCTCAAGCCAGTTTCCTGGAACCAGCACCAGCTGGCGCACCTACAACAGATGTGCAGCGAGGCTGGTGGGACGACAGCCCCTGGCCTGACAGGCAAGCATGTGGCAGGACGCGAGTTGGCAGGGCCTGGCTTTGTGGGCAAGGCCCCTGCCTACCCGCAGGAACTCTGCCTGGCACAGTCCTTCCATCTGAAGCCACCCCTGGAGAAGCCAACCCCATCCCCACCAGTCAACGGCCTGGCAGCCCCACTGGCCTATCCCAATGGTCACTATTTCCAACCCCTGTGGAACAACATTCTGCCCACTCCCAATAGCGACAGCTCGGGGTCTCAGGACCTCACCATGCCATTCCATGGTGGGCAGCCCACGGGTGCACCCCTCGACTGTGCGGCAGCTGCTGGGGCTCACTACCGAGCAGGGACCGGGGGCGGTCCAGTGGCAAGCCAGAACAGCTTGATGCAAACAGTGGATTACCTAAGTGGGGATTTCCAGCAGGCCTGCTTCAGAGAACAGAGCCTGGCCATGCTGGGCAAGGCCCACCGAGGCCCTGGCAATCATGCCCCTGACCCCACAGATAGTCGAAGTCTTCATATTCAGCACCCAGGGTATAGATAG
- the FAM222B gene encoding protein FAM222B isoform X1, producing the protein MLACLPGPGDLSFQLLSHTQMNTGLQKWDTTQKMRTAHYPTPAELDAYAKKVANNPLTIKIFPNSVKVPQRKHVRRTVNGLDTSAQRYSPYPTQAATKAGLLAIVKVPAKSILKDFDGTRARLLPEAIMNPPVAPYAAVAPSTLAHPQAQALARQQALQHAQTLAHATPQTLQHPQGIPPAQALPHPQSLQQPQGLGHSQPMTQNRGLVHPQALAHQGLQHPPNPLLHGGRKMPDSDAPPNVTVSTSTIPLSMAATLQHSQPPDLSSIVHQINQFCQTRAGISTTSVCEGQIANPSPISRSLLINASTRVSTHSIPTPMPSCVVNPMEHTHAATAALPASGPVNLPTGISRAPTGYPSDLKPVSWNQHQLAHLQQMCSEAGGTTAPGLTGKHVAGRELAGPGFVGKAPAYPQELCLAQSFHLKPPLEKPTPSPPVNGLAAPLAYPNGHYFQPLWNNILPTPNSDSSGSQDLTMPFHGGQPTGAPLDCAAAAGAHYRAGTGGGPVASQNSLMQTVDYLSGDFQQACFREQSLAMLGKAHRGPGNHAPDPTDSRSLHIQHPGYR; encoded by the coding sequence gggACACTACACAGAAAATGAGAACTGCTCACTATCCTACCCCAGCCGAATTGGATGCGTATGCTAAGAAGGTCGCAAACAACCCACTGACTATAAAAATCTTCCCCAACAGTGTGAAGGTTCCCCAGCGGAAACACGTTCGTCGTACTGTGAACGGCCTCGACACATCAGCCCAGCGCTACAGCCCTTACCCGACTCAGGCTGCCACCAAGGCAGGCCTTCTTGCTATTGTCAAAGTGCCAGCCAAAAGCATACTCAAGGACTTTGACGGCACCCGAGCCCGGTTGCTCCCTGAGGCCATCATGAACCCCCCAGTGGCGCCCTATGCTGCTGTGGCACCCAGCACTTTAGCTCACCCCCAGGCCCAGGCTCTGGCCCGCCAGCAGGCCCTGCAGCATGCACAGACCCTGGCCCATGCTACACCCCAGACGCTTCAGCACCCTCAGGGTATCCCGCCAGCCCAGGCACTGCCCCACCCTCAGAGCCTCCAGCAGCCTCAGGGCCTGGGCCACTCTCAGCCCATGACCCAAAACCGTGGCTTGGTCCACCCTCAGGCCCTGGCTCACCAGGGTCTCCAGCACCCCCCCAACCCATTGCTGCATGGAGGCCGGAAGATGCCAGACTCAGATGCCCCCCCGAATGTGACTGTGTCTACCTCAACTATCCCCCTTTCAATGGCGGCCACCCTGCAGCACAGCCAGCCCCCGGACCTGAGCAGCATCGTGCACCAGATCAACCAGTTTTGCCAGACGAGGGCAGGCATCAGCACTACCTCAGTGTGTGAGGGCCAGATCGCCAACCCCAGCCCCATTAGCCGCAGTCTACTCATCAATGCAAGCACCCGGGTGTCAACCCACAGCATCCCCACACCAATGCCTTCATGTGTGGTCAACCCCATGGAGCACACCCATGCGGCCACAGCCGCATTGCCTGCCTCAGGCCCTGTCAACTTGCCCACGGGCATCTCTCGTGCCCCCACTGGCTACCCTAGTGACCTCAAGCCAGTTTCCTGGAACCAGCACCAGCTGGCGCACCTACAACAGATGTGCAGCGAGGCTGGTGGGACGACAGCCCCTGGCCTGACAGGCAAGCATGTGGCAGGACGCGAGTTGGCAGGGCCTGGCTTTGTGGGCAAGGCCCCTGCCTACCCGCAGGAACTCTGCCTGGCACAGTCCTTCCATCTGAAGCCACCCCTGGAGAAGCCAACCCCATCCCCACCAGTCAACGGCCTGGCAGCCCCACTGGCCTATCCCAATGGTCACTATTTCCAACCCCTGTGGAACAACATTCTGCCCACTCCCAATAGCGACAGCTCGGGGTCTCAGGACCTCACCATGCCATTCCATGGTGGGCAGCCCACGGGTGCACCCCTCGACTGTGCGGCAGCTGCTGGGGCTCACTACCGAGCAGGGACCGGGGGCGGTCCAGTGGCAAGCCAGAACAGCTTGATGCAAACAGTGGATTACCTAAGTGGGGATTTCCAGCAGGCCTGCTTCAGAGAACAGAGCCTGGCCATGCTGGGCAAGGCCCACCGAGGCCCTGGCAATCATGCCCCTGACCCCACAGATAGTCGAAGTCTTCATATTCAGCACCCAGGGTATAGATAG